A window of the Helianthus annuus cultivar XRQ/B chromosome 4, HanXRQr2.0-SUNRISE, whole genome shotgun sequence genome harbors these coding sequences:
- the LOC110933675 gene encoding PKS-NRPS hybrid synthetase CHGG_01239-like produces the protein MSGWRDFLNMFDNEANQGSYDNNQDNKAGVFDLNALFDPSLASDAGQDTWGLDAFQPNYAGYYPSQHPINFEAPPVSVGPPTDSSHSPPISGGPPEGPNADQEPSEFQNKQKFASMDELVEWCRYVGCENGYALVTKRTIYDKSPSGQPLKIWLTCDCAGEHKPTTTVRRSGTRKTGCKFQLIGTYRKRLGYWDPRVEEAKHNHEPFLYPEGHPSLMRLTRSEERTVEQMTHQNIKPRDILAAIKEQNPPHNVSTRNTIYNARAKLGRMEQVGETPMQILFDRLERVGFFFLP, from the exons ATGTCGGGTTGGCGTGactttttaaatatgtttgatAACGAGGCGAATCAGGGGAGTTATGATAACAATCAAGATAACAAAGCGGGCGTGTTTGATCTGAATGCTCTGTTCGATCCCAGTCTTGCGTCTGATGCAGGTCAGGATACTTGGGGTTTGGATGCCTTTCAGCCTAATTATGCTGGTTATTATCCATCGCAACACCCGATTAATTTTGAAGCCCCTCCTGTTAGTGTTGGACCGCCGACTGATAGTTCTCATTCTCCTCCCATAAGTGGTGGACCGCCCGAGGGTCCAAATGCTGACCAGGAACCTAGTGAGTTTCAAAACAAGCAG AAATTCGCTAGCATGGATGAATTGGTAGAGTGGTGTAGATACGTCGGATGCGAAAATGGCTACGCCCTCGTCACCAAACGCACCATCTACGATAAATCCCCAAGCGGTCAGCCGTTAAAAATTTGGCTTACGTGTGATTGTGCTGGCGAGCACAAACCAACAACCACGGTCAGACGCAGCGGGACTAGGAAAACCGGTTGCAAGTTCCAACTGATCGGGACATACAGAAAAAGGTTAGGTTATTGGGATCCAAGGGTTGAGGAAGCTAAACATAACCATGAACCATTTCTGTATCCAGAGGGTCATCCGTCCCTAATGAGGCTGACTCGATCGGAAGAGAGGACGGTGGAGCAAATGACGCATCAGAACATAAAACCACGAGACATTCTTGCTGCCATTAAAGAACAGAACCCCCCCCATAATGTCTCAACAAGAAACACCATATACAACGCTCGGGCCAAATTGGGTCGAATGGAACAAGTCGGCGAGACTCCAATGCAGATACTTTTCGACCGGTTGGAGagggttgggtttttttttttaccatag
- the LOC110933676 gene encoding uncharacterized mitochondrial protein AtMg00810-like yields MIITGDDVEEIAQLEKILFSKFEMKDLGNLKYFLGIEVLRSKRGIFICQKKYVLDLLAETGLIDCKPADTPVVVNHNLHMKLNGELADKERYQRFVGKLIYLSHTRPDIAYAVGVVSQFMHQPQVAHMEAAQRILRYLKGTAGHGVLFKANGHLNIELYTDADWAGDKGNRRSTSGYFSLVGGNLVTWRSKKQKVVALSSAEAEFRGIARGLSEVL; encoded by the coding sequence ATGATTATCACCGGAGATGATGTAGAAGAGATAGCACAGCTGGAAAAGATTCTGTTTtcaaagtttgaaatgaaagaccttggGAATCTCAAGTATTTTCTCGGAATAGAAGTTCTCAGGTCTAAACGGGGAATTTTCATATGCCAAAAGAAGTATGTCCTTGATCTCCTGGCGGAAActggtttgattgattgtaaaccaGCAGATACGCCAGTGGTGGTGAACCACAATCTTCACATGAAGCTTAATGGCGAGCTTGCAGACAAAGAAAGGTATCAACGGTTCGTGGGCAAGTTAATTTATCTCTCTCACACTCGCCCTGATATAGCCTATGCTGTTGGAGTGGTAAGTCAGTTTATGCACCAACCGCAAGTTGCCCACATGGAAGCTGCTCAGAGAATTCTAAGGTATCTAAAGGGAACCGCAGGCCATGGAGTGTTGTTCAAAGCAAATGGACATTTAAATATTGAGCTCTACACTGACGCTGACTGGGCAGGAGATAAGGGAAATCGAAGGTCAACATCAGGGTACTTCTCCTTGGTTGGTGGAAACCTTGTTACCTGGAGGAGTAAGAAACAGAAGGTGGTCGCTTTGTCGAGTGCAGAAGCAGAGTTCAGAGGCATAGCTCGAGGGTTAAGCGAAGTTCTTTAG